Genomic segment of Gloeocapsa sp. PCC 7428:
TCAGGGCAAATATCACCGTATTCAATGCCTTGGTTGCTATATATTGATGCTCTTGCTGTTTTGAGATGGTAAAGACAACCACAAACTAGGCACTTATTTTGCCGTCCTCGTGTAGGTTCTTGGTGAAAACGAATTTTCATGCTATGACCTCTTACGCTTTACTTCAACGTGCGATCGCTTTAAGGTTGGTCATTGGAAAGAAGGTTCATCAACAATTACCGCGTTCTCCATTCCCCGTGACCTGAACTAAATGATTGCTATTGTGGTCAAATTGTGACTGGTTGCCGGACAACAACTTCACCCGTTAAGCTAAAGGCGCGGATTTCGGTAATTTTTACCTGTACTAGCTTACCTTTAAGTTCTGCAATATTTCCAGGAAAGAACGTTAAGCGATTACCACGCGTGCGCCCCATAACTTGCGCGGGATCTTTGGGGTTTTGGTCTTCGACTAGCACTTCTTCAATTCGACCGAGATAGCGCTGCGAACGCTCGGATGCTTTAATTGCAACAAGATGATTGAGCCGTTGGAGGCGATCGCTTTTCACTTCTTCACTCAGTTGATTTTCCCACACAGCGGCTGGCGTACCTGGGCGCGGCGAATACGCAGCGGTATTCAAGTGGTCAAAACCAATATCATCGACAAGTTTGAGCGTATTTTCAAACTGTGCTTCGGTTTCTCCAGGGAAACCCACAATCGCATCCGCACTAATCGAAGCATCAGGCATATACCGCCGAATTGTATCAATAATTCGTCGATATTTTTCTTGCGTGTAGCCCCGCGACATTTGTTTGAGGACTTCGTTATCGCCTGATTGAAAAGGAATGTGGAAGTGTTCGCACACCTTGGGTAACTCTGCACACGCACGAATCAAACGTTCCGTAAAATAACGCGGGTGACTCGTCGCAAACCGCAGACGTTCAATTCCTGGCACATCATGCACGTAATACAACAAGTCAGTTAATGTGTGCAGATGGCGTCCTTCTGGCGTCGCACCTGGTAGATCGCGTCCGTAAGCATCTATGTTTTGCCCTAGCAACGTGACTTCTTTGAAACCTTGTCTTCCTAGTTCTACCATTTCTGCGCGAATTGCTTCAGGCGTCCGCGATTGTTCCACACCGCGTACATTCGGAACTACGCAGTAGGTACAACGTTCATTACAACCATAAATCACATTGACCCAAGCAGTCACCGTACTATCACGGCGGGGCTTTGTGATGTCTTCAACAATGTGAATAGGTTCGGTAGCAACTATCTGATTTCCCGCGAAAACTTGTTCGAGTAAGTCTTGTAAGCGATTAGCGTGTTGCGGTCCCATAACAAGATCGAGTTCGGGAACTCTTCTCAGCAGCG
This window contains:
- the miaB gene encoding tRNA (N6-isopentenyl adenosine(37)-C2)-methylthiotransferase MiaB, whose translation is MTTFNRRYHITTFGCQMNKADSERMAGILEDMGFEWSEDPYQADLVLYNTCTIRDNAEQKVYSYLGRQAKRKHEHPELTLVVAGCVAQQEGESLLRRVPELDLVMGPQHANRLQDLLEQVFAGNQIVATEPIHIVEDITKPRRDSTVTAWVNVIYGCNERCTYCVVPNVRGVEQSRTPEAIRAEMVELGRQGFKEVTLLGQNIDAYGRDLPGATPEGRHLHTLTDLLYYVHDVPGIERLRFATSHPRYFTERLIRACAELPKVCEHFHIPFQSGDNEVLKQMSRGYTQEKYRRIIDTIRRYMPDASISADAIVGFPGETEAQFENTLKLVDDIGFDHLNTAAYSPRPGTPAAVWENQLSEEVKSDRLQRLNHLVAIKASERSQRYLGRIEEVLVEDQNPKDPAQVMGRTRGNRLTFFPGNIAELKGKLVQVKITEIRAFSLTGEVVVRQPVTI